A single genomic interval of Bos javanicus breed banteng chromosome 8, ARS-OSU_banteng_1.0, whole genome shotgun sequence harbors:
- the UBAP2 gene encoding ubiquitin-associated protein 2 isoform X5: MPLSASTSHTHASVDSAPSLQPSATFSTAATSASSAVSSGLSLPSGMNTVSSLCLGNAPGSAPSSSARAAPLMTSGKAPPNLPQGVPPLLHNQYLVGPGGLLPAYPIYGYDELQMLQSRLPMDYYGIPFATPPALANRDGSLTNNPYSGDVTKFGRGDSASPAPPTTLAQPQQSQSQAHHTAQQPFLSPALPPGYSYTGLPYYTGVPSAFQYGPTMFVPPASAKQHGVSLSTPSTPFQQASGYGQHSYGTGYDDLTPGTAAGDYSKGGYGGSSQTQNKAASSGPGKGVSATSSTSGLPDMTGSVYNKTQTFDKQGFHAGTPPPFGLPSALGSTGPLAPGAAPGYAPPPFLHILPAHQQAPSQLLHHHLPQDAQSGSGQRNQPSSLQPKSQASKPAYGNSPYWTN; the protein is encoded by the exons ATGCCGCTCTCCGCCAGCACATCCCACACA CACGCCAGCGTGGACAGCGCCCCTTCCCTACAGCCCTCGGCCACCTTCTCAACGGCAGCAACTTCAGCCTCGAGCGCCGTGTCCTCAGGGCTCAGCTTGCCGAGCGGCATGAACACAGTCAGCAGCCTGTGCCTGGGCAATGCCCCCGGGAGTGCCCCCAGCAGCAGCGCCAGGGCTGCGCCTTTGATGACCTCAG GCAAAGCGCCCCCTAACCTGCCCCAGGGGGTGCCTCCCCTGCTGCACAACCAGTACCTCGTGGGCCCCGGAGGACTGCTTCCTGCCTACCCG ATTTACGGCTATGATGAGCTCCAGATGCTGCAGTCACGGCTGCCAATG GATTACTATGGGATCCCTTTCGCTACACCCCCAGCCCTCGCCAATCGAGATGGGAGCCTCACTAATAACCCGTATTCAG GTGATGTCACCAAGTTTGGCCGAGGTGACTCTGCGTCCCCTGCACCCCCCACCACCCTGGCTCAGCCACAGCAGAGCCAGTCCCAGGCCCACCACACGGCTCAGCAGCCCTTTCTGAGTCCCGCCCTGCCGCCTGGCTACAGCTACACTGGCCTCCCCTACTACACAGGCGTGCCCAGTGCCTTCCAGTATGGGCCCACCATGTTT GTCCCTCCGGCCTCAGCCAAGCAGCATGGTGTGAGCCTCAGCACCCCCAGCACCCCTTTCCAGCAGGCCAGCGGTTACGGCCAGCACAGCTACGGCACAG GTTATGACGACCTGACCCCGGGCACCGCAGCCGGAGACTACAGCAAGGGTGGCTATGGTGGATCATCACAGACACAGAACAAGGCTGCAAGCTCTGGGCCTGGCAAAG GAGTGTCGGCGACTTCGAGCACCTCTGGCCTCCCTGATATGACCGGGTCTGTCTACAACAAGACTCAG ACGTTTGACAAGCAGGGATTTCATGCAGGGACTCCACCCCCGTTCGGCCTGCCCTCGGCCTTGGGCTCCACCGGGCCCCTGGCCCCTGGAGCGGCGCCCGGGTACGCGCCCCCGCCGTTCCTGCACATCCTGCCGGCCCACCAGCAGGCTCCCTCGCAGCTGCTGCACCACCATCTTCCGCAGGATGCTCAG AGTGGCTCCGGTCAGCGCAACCAGCCCAGCTCACTGCAGCCCAAGTCGCAAGCCTCCAAACCTGCCTACGGCAACTCTCCATACTGGACAAACTGA